Sequence from the Clostridiales bacterium genome:
CTTTTTCACTTTTATATTCTTCCAATCCTCTTATAATAAAATAACTTATACTCATCTTGTATAATAAATGGAATAATATTATTAATTTCTTCTATGCTTTTATTCCACCATTTTAATTTGAGCAGTAATAATATAAATTCATCGTCAAATCTTTTTCTTACTATCCTTGCTGGATTCCAAACAGCTATGGTACATGCTTTTACATTACTTCCAACAACACTATTTGCTCCAATAATAGCGCCATCTCCAATATAAACTCCAGAAAGTATAGTACTTTTTGACCAAGCCATACATCATTCCCAATAATAATATCTCCCTTTAGTGGATTCATATTCCATCCTTCCAATGTATAAAACGAAAAAGTCGATACCTCATTCATTTGATGATTTGCGCCATTTATAGTAAATTCTACCCCAACTGCAATATGACAAAACTTAACTATAATTAATTTATCCCAAAGCCACTCCTAATGATGGGTAACACGAATTTCAAATTCTGAATCCGTAATATATGCAAAATCTCCAACCACAATATTAGGATTCCTCAAAGTAGGCTCTATGTATACTCCTCAGCACCTATTATAATATTACTTTACTTTGGCGACATTTATTACCTTATGCCTATTTTTAGTATCTACACATTGAATTCTATTATTTTGTGGTGTATTGATAATTTCCCTTTCTCTTCCACTATGATCTAATGCATTAATATCCACTCCTAATTCTATCAATCTTTCTCTTCTACTACGATCTAATATATTAATATTCGCTCCTAATTCTATCAATTTTTCTATAACAGAAATCATTCCCTTCTTTTCAACTGCTATCGTCAAAGGTCTATTCCCTTCAATATCTGATGCGTTAATATCCGCTCCTAATTCTATCAATTTTTCTATAACAGGAATCATTTCTCTTTTAATTGCAATAATCAAAGGCGTACTTTCACCCATCTTCATATTAACATTAGGGCCATAATTTAAAACTTTCATTATGTCATTAATATCTGTTCCATAATCCTCCATTAATTCACAAAAAATTAAATTTTTGCATAATCTATCACGTAATTGGGCAATTCCTCTATCTATTCCTTCAAAACCCCTTCTTACTACGCGATTCCATAGTACTTTCTCGGACACATAATAGCCAACTGCTATCCCCGCAATAATAATTCCTGTACTACCAATAACAGATGCTTGTATAACTGCCATAGGCACTACTATAGAAGCTAATTTAAGAATTAATGCAGAAGAATATATCATTGTTGCAGTATATGTAATCAGTTTGGCATAATTTTTCAAACCTCCTATTACAAAACGCACTAATCCTATACTCGAATATAAAACTCTTTCAAATTTCATTTAAATCAAACCCTTCTAAATTTTACAGTGTAATTTATGATATCACGAGCAAACACAACGTGTCAATATTTTTTTTGATAATATTTAAAGTAAATGCAACACCCCCAATCTAAAAAATGTTGCATTTAATTTGAATATTAAGTTATTTTTATGAACAACAAAAATAAAATGATACTATATACTTTACTCTACTCTATTATAACAATATCAGTGAGGAATTCATTTTTTTTGCATGCACTAGGTAACTCTTCTTGTGGTACAGCTGTCTTTCTTTTTTTAGCTGATTTTTTCAAATCCTGGGATCCCACGGTTGTTTCATTCAAGTGTTTTTTTATATCATCATATTTTGCAGAATATATTAATTCCATCTCTTTATCGACTCTTCTTTCTATTAAATACTTCTCTATCTCTAATTTTTTACATTCCACGGCGTACATTAATGCTGTCATTCCAACAATATCCTTAGCATCAATATTTACTCCTTGTTCTACTAAATACTTTACCACCTCTAAGTGGCCATATTCCACGGCGTACATCAATGCTGTCATTCCACTATTATTCTTCGCATTAATATCAGCTCCATGTTCTACTAAGTAATTTATTGTACTATAATCACCATATTTTGTAGCATACATTAATACTGTCTTTCCAACAATATCCTTCGCATTAATATCGGCTTTTTGTTCTACCAAGTACTTTACCACCTCATTCTTTGCCTCTTTACTGACTTTTTTTTCTGCTAAGTACTTTTCTACTCCTGGATGCGAATGCTCACTTTCCACGGCGTACATTAATGCTGTCATTCCAACAATATCCCTAGCATCAATATTTACTCCTTGTCCTACTAAATACTTTACTACTTCTAAGTGTCCACATCCTGCGGCATACATCAATGCTATCGCATCAAAGTTATCCCTCGCATTAATATTAGCTCCTTGTTCCACCAAGTACTTTACTACCTCTAAGTGGCCATATGTAACAGCGTACGTCAATGCTGTCGCTCCAATACTATTCGTTGTATTAATATGTACTCCTTGTTCTACTAAATACTTTACTACACCTAATTTCCCACATCCCACGGCAAACTTACCATATTTCGCAGCATACATCAATACTGTCGCATCAAAATTATCTTTCACATTAATATTGGCTCCTTCTTTTACTAAGTACTTCACTATACTAGTTTTTCGGTTCTTTGCGGCATACATCAATGCTGTATCACCCATATTATTTCTCACATCTTTATCGGCACCGCATTTCACTAAGTAATTCACTATATTAAATTTACTGTATTTTACAGCATGCAGCAACGCTGTATCTCCCGCATTATTCTTCATCTCAATATCGATCCCTTGTTCTACTAAGTACTTCACTATATCAATTTCTCGGTTCTTTGCGGCATACATCAATGCTGTATCACCTGTATTATCCTTCGCATTAATATTAGCTCCTTGTTCTACTAAATATTTTATTATACTAGATTCATTATATTTTGCAGCGCATAGCAATGCTGTCATTCCATTAGTATCTTCTTCCTCTTTATTGGCTCCTTGTTCTATTAAGTACTTTACCATTCTAAACTTGCCATTTTTTATAGCGTACATCAACG
This genomic interval carries:
- a CDS encoding ankyrin repeat domain-containing protein, coding for MKITNKRLWNHVCKGDLEGIKSLIELGTNKKDRDDIRGTVLLYAVKDSRFNIVNYLIEQEVNVDAKKDAYGVTALMYAAKNGEPSIVECLIEGGADINVKDNFGATALMYAIKNGKFRMVKYLIEQGANKEEEDTNGMTALLCAAKYNESSIIKYLVEQGANINAKDNTGDTALMYAAKNREIDIVKYLVEQGIDIEMKNNAGDTALLHAVKYSKFNIVNYLVKCGADKDVRNNMGDTALMYAAKNRKTSIVKYLVKEGANINVKDNFDATVLMYAAKYGKFAVGCGKLGVVKYLVEQGVHINTTNSIGATALTYAVTYGHLEVVKYLVEQGANINARDNFDAIALMYAAGCGHLEVVKYLVGQGVNIDARDIVGMTALMYAVESEHSHPGVEKYLAEKKVSKEAKNEVVKYLVEQKADINAKDIVGKTVLMYATKYGDYSTINYLVEHGADINAKNNSGMTALMYAVEYGHLEVVKYLVEQGVNIDAKDIVGMTALMYAVECKKLEIEKYLIERRVDKEMELIYSAKYDDIKKHLNETTVGSQDLKKSAKKRKTAVPQEELPSACKKNEFLTDIVIIE
- a CDS encoding ankyrin repeat domain-containing protein yields the protein MKFERVLYSSIGLVRFVIGGLKNYAKLITYTATMIYSSALILKLASIVVPMAVIQASVIGSTGIIIAGIAVGYYVSEKVLWNRVVRRGFEGIDRGIAQLRDRLCKNLIFCELMEDYGTDINDIMKVLNYGPNVNMKMGESTPLIIAIKREMIPVIEKLIELGADINASDIEGNRPLTIAVEKKGMISVIEKLIELGANINILDRSRRERLIELGVDINALDHSGREREIINTPQNNRIQCVDTKNRHKVINVAKVK